In the Bacteroidota bacterium genome, one interval contains:
- a CDS encoding cysteine hydrolase encodes MQKKSLVVIDIQNDITKNYKEIIDNLNRSIDWAVENEIHVVYIRHYNLSDGTRTFKPNTRGSELVSDMKLVSKNIFEKSKGNALTSEDFVDFIKKNEISEFYITGADAIACVKSTVFNMCKENYKVTVLSDCITSYDKRKIDEMLNYYERNGSKIINLSDLLDSK; translated from the coding sequence ATGCAGAAAAAGTCTTTAGTGGTAATTGACATTCAAAATGACATTACCAAAAACTACAAAGAAATCATTGACAATCTTAATCGGTCAATAGATTGGGCAGTGGAAAATGAAATTCATGTCGTTTACATAAGGCATTATAACTTATCTGACGGCACAAGGACTTTCAAACCTAATACTCGTGGGTCTGAATTAGTTTCGGACATGAAATTGGTTTCCAAAAACATTTTTGAAAAATCCAAAGGCAACGCATTGACCAGCGAAGATTTTGTTGACTTTATCAAGAAAAATGAAATAAGCGAATTTTACATTACAGGAGCAGACGCCATTGCCTGCGTGAAATCAACCGTATTTAATATGTGCAAGGAAAACTACAAAGTTACAGTCTTATCAGATTGTATTACGAGTTATGATAAAAGGAAAATTGACGAAATGCTGAATTATTACGAAAGAAATGG